One Blattabacterium cuenoti DNA window includes the following coding sequences:
- a CDS encoding pyridoxine 5'-phosphate synthase, producing MIKLSVNLNKIATLRNARGGNIPNLLQVAIDVQKFGAHGITVHPRPDERHITYQDVYDLNSIITKELNIEGKPIKKFMKLVLDICPDQVTLVPDSKNVITSNSGWNTMFYQNLLTEKISQLKDHGIRTSIFLDPNPELVPYAAKTGADRIELYTGSFAIGYNKKKWDCINPYILTAKAALKNHMLVNAGHDLNLDNVSFLIQKIPNLVEVSIGHSLISDSLYMGLENAIQTYLKKILSSYL from the coding sequence ATGATAAAATTGAGCGTTAATTTAAATAAAATCGCAACATTGAGAAATGCAAGAGGAGGAAATATTCCCAATCTTTTGCAAGTAGCAATAGATGTACAAAAATTTGGGGCACATGGTATTACAGTCCACCCACGTCCTGATGAAAGACATATTACATATCAAGATGTTTATGATTTAAATTCTATCATTACGAAAGAATTAAATATTGAAGGAAAACCTATTAAAAAATTCATGAAATTAGTATTAGATATATGTCCTGATCAAGTTACTTTAGTTCCTGATTCTAAAAACGTTATAACTTCCAATTCAGGATGGAATACGATGTTTTATCAGAATTTATTAACTGAAAAAATTTCTCAATTGAAAGATCATGGAATTAGAACTTCTATTTTTCTAGATCCAAATCCAGAATTAGTTCCATATGCTGCAAAAACAGGTGCTGATCGAATAGAGTTATATACGGGATCTTTTGCTATAGGATATAATAAAAAAAAATGGGATTGTATTAATCCTTATATTTTAACTGCCAAAGCAGCTCTTAAGAATCATATGTTAGTAAACGCTGGGCATGATTTAAATTTAGATAATGTTTCTTTTTTAATTCAGAAAATTCCAAATCTTGTTGAAGTATCCATTGGCCACTCTTTAATTAGTGATTCGTTATATATGGGATTAGAAAACGCAATTCAAACTTATTTAAAAAAAATTCTATCATCATATCTATGA
- a CDS encoding mechanosensitive ion channel family protein: MLLVNIQSEWIYEFTRNNLELKNWGSITIIIISKIFLFIILLVLLEFLFNKGVRFIGRRIVSNIIWGNILYENKVFDSLAHFFPLCIGFFLIQPFFRDHHTTILYLEKVFNILFVLIVLQFLIRVINSIMSISTSENNHQTIAVRSFSQLLKIVSSIFCVLIIISILTKNDLLSVITSLGAITAIVILVFRDTILGFVSGVQMASTKMIKVGDWIGISKYSIEGTVIEINLISAKIENFDKTITSIPTYDLISTAVTNFEVMRQKNIRRIKRSILFNIQSFHFCNSSKLEKFQHFYLIKNYIQKKQKEIDLFNQKKNIDVSMDINGRRLTNIGLFRQYALEYLHQHPRISQSETLMVRHLEPTPYGLPIELYCFTKTSESVKYEQIQASVFDHLLTAAKEFNLKVTQVTTNVSH, encoded by the coding sequence ATGTTGTTAGTAAATATTCAATCCGAATGGATCTATGAATTCACTCGGAATAATTTGGAGTTGAAAAACTGGGGGAGTATAACCATTATTATAATTAGTAAAATTTTTTTGTTTATTATTTTACTGGTTCTTTTAGAATTCCTTTTCAATAAAGGAGTTCGGTTTATAGGAAGGAGGATTGTAAGTAATATTATTTGGGGAAATATACTCTACGAAAATAAGGTATTTGATAGTTTAGCTCATTTTTTTCCATTATGTATTGGTTTTTTTTTGATTCAACCTTTTTTTAGAGATCATCACACAACTATTCTGTATTTGGAAAAGGTATTTAATATTTTATTTGTTCTGATTGTTTTACAATTTTTAATTAGAGTTATTAACTCAATTATGAGTATTTCTACTAGTGAAAATAATCATCAAACAATTGCAGTTCGTTCTTTTTCTCAATTATTAAAAATTGTTTCTAGTATATTTTGCGTTTTAATTATTATTTCTATTTTAACAAAAAATGATCTTCTTTCTGTTATCACTAGTTTAGGAGCTATTACTGCTATTGTGATTTTAGTTTTTAGGGATACAATACTAGGATTTGTATCTGGAGTACAAATGGCTTCTACAAAAATGATAAAAGTAGGTGATTGGATAGGAATTTCTAAATACAGTATAGAAGGAACCGTTATAGAAATTAATTTAATTTCCGCAAAAATAGAAAATTTTGATAAAACTATTACAAGTATTCCTACTTATGATTTAATATCCACTGCTGTTACAAATTTTGAAGTGATGCGTCAAAAAAATATACGTAGAATCAAAAGATCTATTTTATTTAATATTCAATCTTTTCATTTTTGTAATTCATCTAAATTAGAAAAATTTCAACATTTTTATTTAATAAAAAATTACATTCAAAAAAAACAAAAAGAAATAGATCTTTTTAATCAAAAGAAAAACATAGACGTAAGTATGGATATTAATGGAAGAAGGTTGACTAATATTGGTCTTTTCCGTCAATATGCATTAGAGTATTTACATCAACATCCTAGAATATCTCAATCAGAAACTTTGATGGTTAGACATTTAGAACCGACTCCTTACGGACTTCCTATAGAATTATATTGTTTTACAAAAACTTCTGAATCTGTCAAATATGAACAAATACAAGCTAGTGTTTTTGATCATTTGTTAACAGCAGCAAAAGAATTTAACTTAAAAGTAACACAGGTGACTACAAACGTTTCTCATTGA